Proteins from a single region of Halalkalibaculum roseum:
- a CDS encoding quinone-dependent dihydroorotate dehydrogenase, producing the protein MIYKSLVRQLLFNFDAEKAHDITYRFAEIASGSSILKSIAKALYSYQSPKLSQQVWGLNFRNPVGLAAGFDKNGKIPAIMEAIGMGYVEVGSITANSSTGNPKPRCFRLPKDQALINRMGLNNDGAKTIVKRLQNKSISFPLGINIAKTHDPQIMGDEAIRDYIFSFKEAKEVADYITINISCPNTTEGKTFEDPAALTELLDALKLRDDASIVPSLIKFSPDLSKDNLLELLEICENHRVHGYVVSNTSSDRSSLKTEYKKLKKIGKGGLSGPPLASKSTERIRWISNATKGQKPIIGVGGINSVEVALDMIRAGADLLQIYTGLVYEGPGLVKKINKGLVDYMDRHGLESIHQIPKE; encoded by the coding sequence ATGATATATAAGTCTCTTGTACGGCAGCTTCTTTTCAATTTTGATGCTGAAAAGGCGCATGATATTACCTATCGTTTTGCTGAGATTGCATCAGGCAGTTCTATTCTAAAAAGTATTGCAAAAGCCCTCTACAGTTATCAGTCACCCAAACTATCCCAGCAGGTTTGGGGTCTGAACTTTAGAAACCCCGTTGGACTCGCAGCCGGTTTTGACAAAAATGGCAAAATACCGGCCATCATGGAAGCTATCGGCATGGGTTATGTTGAAGTGGGCAGCATTACCGCCAATTCCAGCACCGGAAACCCCAAGCCACGCTGTTTTCGATTGCCCAAGGACCAAGCACTTATCAATCGCATGGGATTGAATAACGATGGAGCCAAAACTATAGTAAAGCGTCTTCAAAACAAAAGTATATCTTTTCCGCTGGGTATCAATATCGCCAAAACCCACGATCCGCAGATCATGGGTGATGAGGCAATCAGGGATTATATATTCAGCTTTAAAGAGGCCAAAGAGGTTGCCGATTATATCACCATCAACATCTCTTGCCCCAATACCACTGAGGGTAAAACCTTTGAGGATCCGGCAGCACTAACAGAGCTTTTAGACGCTTTGAAGCTACGGGATGATGCTAGCATCGTTCCCTCATTGATCAAGTTTTCTCCGGATCTATCCAAAGATAATCTTCTTGAACTACTGGAAATCTGTGAAAATCACCGGGTGCACGGCTACGTTGTTTCTAACACTTCTTCTGATAGAAGCAGTTTAAAGACGGAATACAAAAAACTAAAAAAGATAGGTAAGGGAGGACTTAGCGGACCCCCTCTTGCATCGAAAAGTACAGAGCGCATTCGGTGGATAAGCAATGCCACGAAAGGGCAAAAACCCATAATCGGGGTAGGAGGTATTAATTCGGTTGAAGTAGCATTAGATATGATTCGAGCGGGAGCCGACCTGCTGCAAATCTATACCGGACTGGTGTATGAAGGTCCCGGTTTGGTAAAGAAAATCAATAAAGGCCTGGTCGATTACATGGATAGGCACGGCC